Proteins from one Cicer arietinum cultivar CDC Frontier isolate Library 1 chromosome 3, Cicar.CDCFrontier_v2.0, whole genome shotgun sequence genomic window:
- the LOC101491326 gene encoding pentatricopeptide repeat-containing protein At5g03800: protein MEALLQFQPSYFSFSSFLHHLSLKPNKTHPRSPLFNFPINNSKTHYSLHIHTPPPLPISHPPFPNPSLLSFFLRLSSRHNDINLAKAIHATLLKRNDEIQNTHLSTALISTYINLRLLSYAHHLFLSLSSPTVVSYSALISAFSKSNREHQALFLFLHMITTSSLQPNDYTYVAVLTACTRILYFQFGLQLHARVIKTGHFNNSVFISNALVSFYTKCGFYQSAFKVFDEMRQRDIASWNTVMCCAVQEFMYDTAFRLFCDMQVIDGLKVDYFTLSTLLTACGASALVVEGKQVHAHAVKVGLDAELNVGNALIGFYKNCGNVDDVICLFERMSVRDVITWTEMMRVYMGFGSVDLALKMFNEMPVKNSVTYNALLSGFCRNGEGLKAVELFIKMVDEGMELTDFSLSSGINACSLLGDYGVSKQMHGFAIKFGFGSNVCVEGALLDMYTKCGRMVEAKKMFSRWEESEEVSSVAWTSMMCGYARNGQPEEAISLFHLGHTEGKMIMDEVASTSMIGLCGTVGYLDMGKQIHCQVFKFGFQSIVGVGNAVVSMYFKCGNADDAIKMFSNMSFTDTVSWNTLISGYLMHKQGNRALEVWLEMQEKGIKPDEVTFVLIILAYRHTNLNLVDDCCSLFNSMKTVYHVEPTFEHYSSFVRVLVHWGLLEEAVETINKMPFKPSALVWRALLDGCRLHKNTIIEKWAAKNILALDPKDPSTFILVSNLYSSSGRWDCSEMVRESMREKGFRKHPAQSWIISQKKMHSFYARDKSHPQEKDIYSGLEILILECLKVGYEPDTSFVLHEVEEHHKKNFLFHHSSKLAATYGILMTKPGKPIRIVKNILLCGDCHTFLKYVSIVTKRDIFLRDSSGFHCFSNGQCSCKDHW, encoded by the coding sequence ATGGAGGCACTCCTCCAATTCCAACCCAGTTATTTCTCCTTCTCCTCTTTCCTTCACCACTTGAGCTTGAAACCAAATAAAACACATCCCCGTTCTCCCCTTTTCAATTTTCCCATCAACAACTCAAAAACCCACTATTCCCTTCACATACACACACCCCCTCCACTTCCAATTTCACACCCCCCTTTCCCAAATCCCTCTCTTCTCTCCTTCTTCCTCCGTCTATCTTCTCGCCACAACGACATCAACCTCGCCAAAGCCATCCACGCAACCCTCCTCAAACGCAATGAtgaaattcaaaacactcatcTCTCCACCGCCCTCATTTCAACCTATATCAATCTCCGTCTCTTATCCTACGCACACCATCTCTTCCTTTCCCTTTCTTCCCCCACCGTCGTTTCTTACTCCGCTCTCATTTCCGCCTTCTCCAAATCCAATCGCGAACACCAAGCTTTGTTCCTCTTCCTTCACATGATAACCACTTCATCTCTTCAACCAAATGACTACACTTATGTTGCCGTTTTAACCGCCTGCACCCGAATCCTCTATTTCCAATTCGGCCTCCAACTACACGCTAGGGTTATCAAAACCGGACATTTTAACAATTCCGTTTTTATCTCCAATGCGCTTGTGTCTTTTTATACTAAATGCGGGTTTTATCAATCTGCATTCAAGGTGTTCGATGAAATGCGTCAAAGAGATATTGCGTCTTGGAACACCGTCATGTGTTGTGCGGTTCAGGAGTTTATGTACGACACCGCGTTTCGATTGTTTTGTGATATGCAAGTAATTGATGGATTAAAAGTTGATTATTTTACTTTGTCAACGCTTTTGACTGCGTGTGGTGCAAGTGCTTTGGTGGTGGAAGGGAAGCAAGTGCATGCGCATGCTGTTAAGGTTGGGTTGGATGCTGAATTGAATGTTggaaatgcacttattggattttATAAGAATTGTGGAAATGTTGATGATGTGATATGTTTGTTTGAGAGGATGAGTGTGAGAGATGTTATTACTTGGACGGAAATGATGAGGGTGTATATGGGTTTTGGGTCGGTGGATTTGGCTTTGAAGATGTTTAATGAAATGCCGGTGAAGAATTCTGTGACTTATAATGCTCTTTTGTCTGGGTTTTGTCGAAATGGTGAGGGTTTAAAGGCTGTGGAATTGTTTATCAAAATGGTGGATGAGGGCATGGAGTTAACGGATTTCTCTTTGAGTAGTGGGATTAATGCTTGTAGTTTGCTTGGGGATTACGGGGTCAGCAAGCAGATGCATGGATTTGCAATCAAGTTTGGGTTTGGTTCAAATGTTTGTGTTGAAGGGGCTTTGCTTGACATGTACACAAAATGTGGGAGGATGGTAGAGGCTAAGAAGATGTTCAGCCGGTGGGAGGAATCGGAGGAAGTTAGCTCTGTGGCTTGGACTTCCATGATGTGTGGCTATGCTCGGAACGGGCAACCGGAGGAGGCGATTTCTCTTTTCCACCTTGGTCATACCGAAGGGAAAATGATTATGGATGAAGTTGCATCAACTTCAATGATTGGTCTTTGTGGAACTGTTGGTTATCTTGATATGGGTAAGCAAATCCATTGTCAAGTTTTTAAATTTGGCTTTCAATCTATTGTGGGAGTTGGAAATGCTGTTGTGAGTATGTATTTCAAGTGTGGGAATGCAGATGATGCAATTAAGATGTTCAGTAATATGTCCTTTACCGATACAGTTTCATGGAATACTTTGATTTCTGGTTATCTTATGCATAAACAGGGCAATAGAGCATTGGAAGTATGGTTGGAAATGCAGGAGAAGGGCATAAAGCCTGATGAAGTTACAtttgttttgataattttaGCCTATAGGCATACTAACTTGAATTTGGTTGATGACTGTTGTAGTTTGTTTAACTCAATGAAAACGGTTTATCACGTTGAGCCAACATTTGAGCATTATTCCTCTTTCGTCCGTGTTTTGGTTCACTGGGGTCTTCTAGAAGAAGCAGTGGAAACCATCAATAAGATGCCTTTTAAGCCTTCTGCCCTTGTTTGGCGTGCTTTGCTTGATGGTTGTAGACTCCATAAGAATACAATAATTGAAAAATGGGCTGCCAAGAATATTCTTGCCCTAGATCCTAAAGATCCATCCACTTTTATACTTGTTTCGAATTTGTATTCATCTTCTGGGAGATGGGACTGCTCTGAGATGGTTAGGGAAAGTATGAGAGAAAAGGGATTTCGTAAACACCCGGCTCAAAGTTGGATCATTTCTCAGAAGAAAATGCATTCGTTCTATGCAAGAGATAAATCTCATCCACAAGAGAAAGACATATATAGTGGGTTGGAGATTCTAATATTGGAGTGCCTAAAAGTAGGATATGAACCTGACACTAGTTTTGTTCTCCATGAAGTGGAAGAGCATCACAAGAAAAATTTTCTATTCCATCACAGTTCCAAACTAGCAGCAACTTATGGAATATTGATGACAAAGCCAGGAAAGCCCATTCGGATTGTAAAGAACATTCTTCTTTGTGGGGACTGTCATACATTCTTAAAATATGTATCTATTGTCACTAAGAGAGATATTTTTCTAAGGGATTCTTCAGGATTTCACTGTTTTTCTAATGGCCAGTGCTCGTGTAAAGATCATTGGTGA
- the LOC101490788 gene encoding E3 ubiquitin-protein ligase UPL7, translated as MDAHRKHQVSLRGASAKEITRDDLLQKVSRERELRNYAKRAASAALFIQRVWRRFKVTKMVALQLQQEWETSVNRYTGVMTAIWISNNLLRPFLFFITRFSNRYQKVHSKKIDSMRMCFTILLESLKSPDLKRNFCFLAIGTTEERRIWSYQAQHLTSLGFFILSEYSEYNSGAQDITIVTSLAMRILVILTDLKGWKGITDDNRLDADLSVKGLVEFTGSNKSSSYVSIARYISALDNYSSQTKVITHESDKFFITASAITLAVRPFYLNFFDGERPDILDVNHAAKQYIVHLMTIPWLVQLLPPVLLPALKHKSILFPCFQTLLILKENVLMEMSELAKSEVIVSFKEIPPVGWSLANFICLATGNENDSVDSRSFNQGLDWALYVHVIITLAESLLAYLYNIEWLKKKKKSFQTDVESLIQPGDMVLHEGEATHESLIMSYMDQFRPVCQQWHLTNLLASVNSDAIKKAETSISNSVVQLAKIDLGDVALFYSNFLRIFSALSPIRGSLPVLNMLSFTPGFLVRLWGVLEDSFFSADKHISDNHTSENAKHKDFEKIPKQASKDGGSKWVSALHKFTGKSQTATNCTDAIGSHAATSKVNLDSSDVWDIEPMRHGPQGIPKNMFAMLHLFCATYSHLLLVLDDIEFYEKQVPFKLEQQRRIASMLNTLVYNGLSHVNGHHSRALMDCAVRCLHLMYERDCRHPFCPPDLWLSPARKSRPPIAVAARTHEIFSANLRSDDSLTSLSVGSVITITPHVFPFEERVEMFREFIKMDKASRKMAGEISEPGSRAIEIVVRRGHIVEDGFRQLNSLGSKLKSSIHVSFVSECGLTEAGLDYGGLSKEFLTDMSKEAFAPEYGLFTQTSTSDRLLIPTPSARFLDNGLQMIEFLGRVVGKSFYEGILLDYSFSHVFVQKLLGRYSFLDELSTLDPELYRNLMYVKSYDGDVKELSLDFTVTEESFGKRHVIELKSGGKDISVTNENKMQYIHAMADYKLNQQILPFSNAFYRGLTDLISPSWLKLFNASEFNQLLSGGNYDIDIDDFKNNTRYTGGYNEGSRTIKIFWEVIKGFEPKERCMVLKFVTSCSRAPLLGFKYLQPPFTIHKVACDVPLWATIGGQDVERLPSASTCYNTLKLPTYKRPSTLRAKLLYAISSNAGFELS; from the exons ATGGATGCACATCGTAAACACCAG GTATCATTGAGAGGAGCGAGTGCGAAGGAGATAACGCGTGATGATCTTCTTCAGAAGGTCTCACGGGAAAGAGAGCTTCGTAATTATGCAAAACGTGCTGCTTCTGCTGCTCTCTTCATTCAG AGAGTATGGAGGCGCTTCAAGGTTACAAAGATGGTTGCTCTGCAGCTTCAACAGGAGTGGGAGACATCAGTGAACCGTTATACTGGGGTGATGACTGCAATTTGGATTTCAAACAATTTGTTGAGgccatttttgttctttataACCCGTTTCTCAAATCGGTATCAGAAGGTCCATAGCAAGAAAATAGATTCTATGAGGATGTGCTTTACAATCTTATTGGAAAGCTTGAAATCTCCTG ATTTAAAGCGGAACTTTTGCTTTTTAGCAATTGGTACAACTGAAGAGAGAAGAATTTGGAGTTACCAGGCACAGCATCTTACTTCTCTTggtttttttattctttcagaGTACAGTGAATACAATTCAGGGGCTCAAGATATTACTATCGTTACATCTCTAGCAATGCGTATTCTTGTAATTTTAACTGATCTAAAAGGATGGAAAGGCATTACAGATGACAACCGCTTAGATGCAGATTTATCTGTGAAAGGTTTAGTTGAGTTCACAGGGAGTAACAAAAGTAGTAGTTATGTTTCTATTGCTAGATATATTAGTGCGTTGGATAATTATTCTTCCCAGACAAAAGTTATCACCCATGAaagtgataaattttttatcactGCAAGTGCAATAACTTTAGCTGTGCGACCATTTTATCTGAATTTTTTTGATGGAGAAAGGCCTGATATACTGGATGTCAACCATGCTGCTAAGCAATATATTGTACATCTAATGACTATTCCCTGGCTCGTGCAACTTCTCCCACCCGTTCTTCTACCTGCTTTAAAGCACAAGTCTATTTTGTTCCCATGTTTTCAGACACTATTG ATTTTGAAAGAGAATGTTTTAATGGAGATGTCAGAGTTGGCTAAGTCAGAAGTTATTGTCTCTTTCAAGGAAATTCCACCAGTTGGTTGGTCTCTCGCTAACTTTATATGCCTAGCAACAGGGAATGAAAATGACTCTGTAGACTCCAGATCCTTCAATCAAGGTTTAGACTGGGCGTTGTATGTCCATGTTATTATCACTCTAGCAGAAAGTCTACTGGCTTATCTTTATAATATTGAATGgctaaaaaagaagaagaaatctTTTCAAACTGATGTTGAAAGTTTAATACAGCCGGGGGATATGGTTCTGCATGAGGGTGAAGCAACCCATGAATCGTTAATAATGTCATACATGGATCAATTTAGGCCTGTTTGTCAGCAGTGGCATCTCACAAATCTTTTGGCATCAGTGAATAGTGATGCCATTAAGAAGGCTGAGACTTCTATCTCAAACAGTGTGGTACAGTTGGCGAAGATAGATCTTGGTGATGTTGCACTTTTTTATTCTAACTTCCTTAGAATATTTTCAGCCTTGAGTCCAATTCGTGGCTCATTACCAGTTCTTAACATGCTATCATTTACTCCCGGATTTCTTGTGAGATTGTGGGGTGTACTGGAGGATTCCTTTTTCTCTGCAGACAAACATATTTCTGATAATCACACAAGTGAAAATGCAAAACATAAAGATTTTGAGAAGATTCCAAAACAGGCAAGTAAAGATGGAGGCAGTAAGTGGGTCAGCGCCCTTCATAAATTTACAGGTAAATCACAAACTGCAACAAACTGCACAGATGCCATTGGCAGTCACGCTGCAACTAGCAAAGTGAATTTAGATTCATCAGATGTATGGGACATTGAACCTATGAGGCATGGCCCACAAGGCATTCCAAAGAATATGTTTGCTATGCTTCATCTTTTCTGTGCGACCTATTCTCATCTGCTTTTAGTTCTTGATGACATAGAGTTTTATGAGAAACAG GTTCCATTCAAGTTAGAGCAGCAACGAAGAATTGCATCAATGCTCAATACCCTGGTCTATAATGGCTTGTCCCATGTTAATGGTCATCACAGCAGGGCCCTCATGGATTGTGCTGTCAGATGCTTACATTTAATGTATGAAAGGGATTGCAGACACCCATTTTGTCCTCCTGACTTGTGGCTTTCTCCTGCCAGAAAAAGCCGGCCACCAATTGCAGTTGCTGCTAGAACTCATGAAATTTTTTCGGCCAACCTGAGATCTGATGATTCATTAACTTCCCTGAGTGTAGGCTCTGTTATCACCATAACTCCTCACGTTTTCCCGTTTGAAGAGAG AGTTGAGATGTTTCGTGAATTCATCAAGATGGATAAAGCCTCACGCAAAATGGCTGGTGAAATTTCTGAACCCGGTTCACGAGCCATTGAGATAGTAGTACGCCGGGGTCATATCGTTGAAGATGGATTTCGACAATTAAATTCACTTGGTTCAAAGTTGAAGTCGTCCATCCATGTATCGTTTGTCAGTGAATGTGGCCTTACGGAGGCTGGTCTGGATTATGGTGGATTATCTAAAGAGTTTTTGACTGACATGTCAAAAGAAGCATTTGCCCCAGA ATACGGGCTTTTTACCCAAACCTCAACTTCAGACAGGCTCCTAATTCCAACTCCATCCGCAAGATTTCTGGACAATGGTCTTCAAATGATTGAGTTCCTTGGAAGAGTAGTTGGTAAATCTTTTTATGAAGGAATATTACTTGATTACTCTTTCTCGCATGTTTTTGTTCAAAAGCTATTGGGACGATATAGCTTTCTTGATGAATTATCAACACTTGATCCGGAGCTATACAGGAATCTCATGTATGTCAAG AGTTATGATGGTGATGTCAAGGAGCTCTCTCTTGATTTCACAGTTACTGAAGAATCATTTGGCAAAAGGCATGTGATTGAGCTCAAGTCTGGTGGCAAAGATATTTCTGTGACAAACGAGAACAAGATGCAGTACATACATGCAATGGCAGACTACAAACTCAACCAACAG ATATTGCCCTTTTCAAATGCATTTTATCGAGGGCTAACCGATCTTATATCTCCATCCTGgttgaaattatttaatgcTAGTGAATTTAATCAG TTGCTTTCAGGTGGCAATTACGATATTGAcattgatgattttaaaaataacacacgATACACTGGTGGTTACAATGAGGGGAGCCGGACAATCAAAATCTTCTGGGAG GTGATTAAAGGCTTTGAACCGAAAGAGCGTTGTATGGTTCTTAAATTTGTCACAAGTTGTTCTCGTGCTCCATTACTTGGGTTCAAATACTTACAGCCACCTTTTACCATCCACAAG GTTGCATGTGATGTCCCTCTTTGGGCGACAATTGGAGGACAAGATGTTGAGCGGCTTCCATCAGCTTCAACCTGCTACAATACTCTTAAG CTTCCAACATACAAACGTCCAAGCACTTTGCGAGCAAAGCTTCTATATGCTATAAGTTCAAATGCCGGATTTGAACTTTCCTGA